GGCGGTGTGGGCGGGCGACCGGCTTCCGCACGGGCGCAGGATCGCGATGGATCTGGCGGGAACGTCGCTGGCACATTTCGCGGTATTCACGCTGCTGATGCACAACCCGCTTTGGAGCGCGCAGGCAGTCGGGCCGGTGGTGGTCGCGAACCTTGGGCTGGCGGCCTATGCCGTGCCGGTTGGTGCGCTGGCGCTGTTGTCGCGGTTGGTGCCTGCCAAGTGGCGGGACGTGTTCGAGGTCGGGATCATGGCGCTGTTGCCGATTCTGGCAATCACGCTGCTGCGGCAGGCGTTCAGCGGGACGATCCTGATCGATACGCCGCTGGGACAGGCGGAGGACCTGCTGCGCTCACTAGCCGGAATCTTGTTGGCCGTTGGCTACCTGTTGTGGGGTGCGCGCACGGGCGACCGCACTTGGCGGATCGGGTCGCTGGTGCTGATGCTGCTGGCAGTCGGCAAGGTCTTCGTGCTCGATGCCTCGGTGCTCGAAGGCCTCGCCCGGATCGCCAGTTTCCTCGCGCTGGGCTTCAGCCTGATCGGGATCGGCTGGTTTTACTCTCGGATCCTGTCGCGCCCTCAGCCCGCTCAGGCAGCGGGCTGAGGCGCGGCAAGGTCGACCAGCGCGTCGATCACGCTTGCGTCCTCGATAGTCTGGGGCACGACGATCTCCTGACCGTTCAGGATCGCGCGCAGCAGGTTGCGCAGGACTTTGCCAGAGCGCGTCTTGGGCAGGGCATCGGCGAAGAACACGTCGCGGGGGGAGGCGATGGCGCCGATATCCTCGCGAATGGTGCGCACGATGTCCTTCTTTACCGAGTCCAGATCGCCGACCCCGGCGCGGGTGACGACGAAGGCCACGGCCATCTCGCCCTTCAACTCGTCCGCCGCGCCGACCACGGCACATTCGACGACCGCCGGGTGATTGGCGACGACTTCCTCCATCTGGCCGGTCGACAGGCGATGTCCCGCGACGTTGATGATGTCATCGGTGCGGCCCATGATGTGGATGAAGCCATCGGCGTCAATCATGCCCGCATCGCCACTGGTGTAGTGCCCTGCGAAGTCGACGAAGCCTTGCTGAAACCGTTCGGGATTGTTCCACAACGCGCGGAAGTTGCCCGGCGGCAGCGGCTGTTCGATCAGCAGCGTGCCGACGGTTCCGGCATCCGCGTCGTGCCCCGCTTCATCTTTCACCTTGAAACGGTATCCCGGCACGGCGCGGCCCGCGCTGCCCGGCTTGATTTGCGTTTCGCCCATACCGAAGCAGGTGGCGATGGCGGGCCAGCCCAGTTCGGTCTGCCACCAGTGATCGATAACGGGCTTCTTGAGCTGGTCCGCGATCCACAGCAGCGTGTCGGGATCGGCGCGTTCGCCCGCAAGGAACAGGGCTGTCAGGCTGTCGAGGCTGGCCTTGGCGATGAACTCGCCATCGGGATCGGCGCGGCGGATGGCGCGGATCGCGGTGGGGGCGGTGAACAGCACCTTCACATTGTGCTTGTCGATCAGGGTCCAGAAGATGCCCGCATCGGGGGTGCCGATCGGCTTGCCCTCGAACAGGACTGATGTCGCCCCGGCGAGCAGCGGGCCGTAAACGATGTAGCTGTGGCCCACGACCCAGCCGATGTCCGACGCTGCCCAATAAACGTCGCCCGCTTCGACGCCGTAGATCGCCTTCATCGACCATGACAGCGCGGTGGCGTGTCCGCCGTTGTCGCGCACCACGCCCTTGGGCGTGCCGGTCGTGCCGGAGGTATAGAGGATGTAGAGCGGATCGGTGCTGGCCACAGGCACCGGATCGACGGCAGTGGCGGCATCGTAGGCAGCGTTCCAGTCCAGATCGCGGTTCGGCACCAGTTCGCAGCGCAGTTCTTCGCGTTGCAGGATGAAGCACGCATCGGGCTTGTGCGAAGACAGCTCGATCGCCTTGTCGAGCAGCGGCTTGTAGGCAATCGTCCGATTGGGCTCCAACCCGCAGGAGGCGGAGAGCACGGCGACCGGCTTCGAATCCTCGATCCGCTTGGCCAATTCGGGTGCCGCGAATCCGCCGAACACGACCGAGTGGATCGCGCCGATCCGCGCGCAGGCCAGCATGCCGAACACGGCTTCGGGCACCATCGGCATATAGATGACGACGCGGTCGCCCTTTTTCACGCCGGATGCGGCCAGCATCCCCGCGGTGCGCGATACGCGTTCCAGCAGTTCGGAATAGGTGTAGGTCGCAGACTTGCCGGTAATCGGGCTTTCGTAGATCAGCGCCGCCTGATCCCCACGCCCCGCCGCGACGTGGCGGTCGACAGCGTTGATGCAGGTATTGATCTTTCCATCGGGGAACCAGCCGTCGGTGGCGGCATCATGGGCGACCGTCGGGGCCTTCAGCCATTCGAGGTCTTGCGCCGCATCCAGCCAGAACCCTTTAGGATCGTCCTGCGCGGTCTGGAAAGCCTTTTCGTAACCCACTTCGCACCCTCCTATGGTCGTCTCCCTCAAGACGAAATCACGACCGAAGGGGCATCCGGGTTACGGATGCCCCCCCTCTCGCCAAGCAACAGATCACCATGCTAGCGGATCTTCCCGCTTGGCTGTGACCCCATCGGCCTAGAAGCTGTATTTCGCCGAAACCTGCACCTTCTGCAGATTGCCGTCGAGCCCGGCTTCGGTCTCCCGCTCGGCGTACATGTACTCGATCCCCAGATCGAGCTTCGGCACCGGCGAGTAGATGAAGTTCGCCAGCGCGTTCCACACCGTGTCGGTCGCGCCGCCGCCGGTCAGGTCGACCGGGTTGTCCGCCTTGAAATAGCTGCCAGCGATCGTCGAGCGCGCCTTGTCGTTCCACACGTGGCGGAACGCGGCAAAGCCCGAATAGCTGGCGATGGTTTCAAGACTGCCGTCGGCATCCAATGCCGCACCGTTGACGATGTTGAGCCCGATATAGCGACCCAGACCGTCGCCCGCGTTGACCATGAAGCGCAGGTCGTCCTTCTCGCCCACCCCGATCTTGGCAGAGGCGGAGACGCCATAGCCGATCGCGCTGTCCGACCCATTGCCGCCGGTGTCGTTGTCGGTAACCTTCAGTTGGCGACCGATGGCGGCGATGGAAAAGGCGTTCTTGCCTGCCGTCTTGTCGAAACGGACCACGACATCGGGCATTGCATCGTCACCCGGCGTGATGCGACCGCCGCCAAAGGGCGTAATCGTTGCCTCCGGGTTTTCAACCGCGAAGGACAGTCCGCCCTTCGACGTATAGCGGATCAGCGGCTGGCGGATGAAGACCGTGCCCGGCGTGGTGCCGATAAAGTCCAGCGTATCGGGCAGGGCACCGACGTTGAAGAAAGTCGACCAGGTCTGACCCACCGTCCAACCGTCGTAGGTCAGAAATGCTTGGCGGATGCGCGGGGTATAGGAATTGGTCGTGCGTTCGCCGTCACCCGGGGTGGCCATGAAATCAAGCTCGATCATGGAATTCAGCGGCTTGCCCATGATGGGGGTGCTGGTCGAAATGTTGAAGCGCGTCTGGCGTGCGCTGAAATCGGTGTCCCAGCCACTCGATTCTCCGCCACCCACCGGGATCGTGCCGGGGATCAGGAAGTCGCGAACGATGTTGTCGTTGGCATACTGTCCTGCATTGGTGCGTGCGCTGATCGCATCCAGTTTGACGTAACCGCCTATCTTGATCTGCGTATCGCCGACGTGGAAGCCGGAGCGATCCGAAGTCTCGACCGCAGCGACACGGGTTTCGAGAGCATCCTGCTTGGCGGCGACGGCGCGGGTTTCGGCGACGGCCGCGCGCATTTCGGAAACGGCGGCGGCATCTGCCCCGGTCGGCTGCTGCGCATCCATCCGCGCTTCCAGCGCCATGATCATTGCCTCAAGCTTGTCGAGCCTGTCCTCTACCGAATCCTGCGCAAGGGCGCTTGTCGGCACTAGAGCGCTGGCGGCCAGCAAAGCGGCGGTTATACGTGAACACTCCATGGAAACTCCCCTCTCCATCTGTCGTGGTTGTGGGGCAAAAAATCGCAGTTTCAGGGGCGTTCCACTATCGGCAATACGTCTATTAGACTAAGGTCGAGAAGCAAACCGGCCCGCGAAACGCTAGGGAAATGCGCAACATTTCGCATTTGCAGCAAGGCGGGCGAACAACACCAGACCTCGGGGGAGTGTCATGCAGGAAACAATCGATCGTCAGGCCGAAGTGGTCACCGTGCCGGAATCGGCGAAGCAGGGCACGCATTGCACGCTGGCCGACTATCAGGCGATGTATCAACGCTCCATCGACGACAGCGACGGGTTCTGGGCCGATCAGGCATCGCGACTCGACTGGTTTCGCGCGCCCACCACGATTGCCGATTGGTCGTTCGATCCAGTCGATATCAAGTGGTTCACCGATGGCCAGCTGAACATCTGCCACAACGCGCTCGACCGCCATGTCGCGGCCGGCAAGGGCGATGTCACCGCGCTGATCTTCGAACCGGACAGCCCCGATACGCCGGTCCGCAAGATCACGTATGCCGAATTGTTGGCCGAAACGATCAAGATGGCGGGCACGCTGAAAAAGATGGGCGTGCAAAAGGGCGACCGGGTCACGATCTACATGCCGATGATTCCCGAAGGTGCGGTGGCGATGCTGGCCTGCGCGCGCATCGGCGCGGTGCATTCGGTCGTGTTCGGCGGATTCAGCCCCGACGCGATCGCGGGCCGGATCGAGGATTGCCTGTCCGACTGGGTGATCTGCGCCGACGAAGGCCTGCGCGGTTCGAAGCGCGTACCGCTGAAGAGCAACGTGGACGAGGCATTGAAGAAGGTTTCGGCCAGGGCCGTGCTGGTCGTGCGCCACACCGGCGGCGATGTCGCCATGACCGAGGGGCGCGATCACTGGTATCACGAACTGTCCGAAGGCGTTCCAGACACGTGCGAATGCGAAGTGATGAATGCGGAAGACCCGCTGTTTATCCTCTACACCTCCGGCTCCACCGGTAAGCCGAAGGGCGTGGTCCACACGATTGGCGGCTATTCGGTCTGGACCGAGACGACGTTCCGCTATGTGTTCGATTACCGTCCGGGCGAGGTGTACTGGTGCACCGCCGACATCGGCTGGGTCACGGGCCACAGCTACATCGTCTATGGTCCGCTGCAGAACGGCGCGACCGCGCTGATGTTCGAAGGCGTGCCGAACTATCCCGACCATGACCGGTTCTGGGCCGTGGTCGACAAGCACAAGGTCAATATCTTCTACACCGCGCCCACCGCGATCCGCGCCTTGATGCGCGAAGGCGACGCGCATGTGACCAAGCACGACCTGTCGAGCCTGCGCCTGCTGGGCAGCGTGGGCGAGCCGATCAACCCGGAGGCATGGCGCTGGTACCACGACACAGTTGGCAAGGGTGCGATGCCCATCGTTGATACGTGGTGGCAGACCGAGACCGGCGGTATCATGATCACCACCCTGCCGGGCGCGCACGACATGAAGCCGGGCAGCGCGGGCAAACCGTTCTTCGGCGTCTGCCCGCAGCTGGTCGACAACGACGGCGCGGTTCTGAACGGCGCGACCGAGGGCAATCTGTGCATTACCGCCAGCTGGCCCGGTCAGTCACGCACAGTTTATGGCGACCACGAGCGGTTCATCCAGACGTACTTCTCCAACTACAAGGGCAAGTATTTCACCGGCGATGGCTGTCGCCGCGATGCCGATGACTATTACTGGATCACCGGCCGCGTCGACGACGTTATCAACGTATCGGGCCACCGCATGGGCACGGCTGAGGTCGAATCGGCTCTGGTGCTGCACGAGATGGTGGCAGAGGCCGCGGTCGTCGGGTTCCCGCACGACATCAAGGGGCAGGGCATCTATTGCTACGTCACGCTGAATGCGGGGATTGAGGCGAACGACGATCTGGCCAAGACCCTGCGCCAGTGGGTGCGGACAGAGATCGGGCCGATCGCAACGCCCGATCACCTGCACTTTACGCCCGGCCTGCCCAAGACCCGTTCGGGCAAGATCATGCGCCGCATCCTGCGCAAGATTGCAGAGAACGACTTCGGTTCGCTGGGCGATACTTCGACGCTGGCCGATCCTTCGTTGGTTGACGGGCTTATCGAAGGGCGCCTGAATCGCTAAGGTCACCGCTAAAGCCTTATCCAAGGGTCGGTTTTTGGGGAAGGGAGTCCCCTTATGTCCGGACGTGTCGTTATTGCCGATGATCACCCGCTGCTGCGCGCGGCCATTCGCGGCTGTGTTGAACAGGCGTGGCCCGGCCGCGAAGTGGTGGAGGTGGCCGATGCCGCCTCTGCCCGCGCCGAGGCGGCGAAGGGCGGAGTAGAGCTGCTGACGCTCGACCTGCATATGGCGGACAGCAACGGATTGCAGACATTGATGGCGTTCCGTCAGGATTTTCCCGACATGCCCGTCGCCATCGTTTCGGCTAGCGAGGAGTCGCGGATTCGGCGCGGCGCGCAGGAACTGGGCGCCGCGGCATTCATCCCAAAAAGTGCACCGCTACCCGAAATGCGCGCGGCTCTGACCGCCGTGGCAGAGGGAGATGTCTGGTTTCCGAACGGTGTTGAGGACGAGGCCGAGGACGAAGGCAATATCGAGAAGCTGGCTCGGCTGACCCCGGCTCAGCGCCGCATCCTGACGCTGGTGTCCGAGGGTAAGCTCAACAAGCAGATCGCGCATGAGATGGATATATCGGAAGCGACGGTGAAGGCGCACATGACGGCAATTTTCCGGCGCCTGGGCGTCGTCAACCGGACTCAGGCGGTGCTGATTGCGAAGGAACTGGACGCCGCCGGATTGCCGCCTGCCGAGGTGTGACAAGCGGCGAACAGCCAGACTTATTCGTCGTGGACCGACTTTGAATTGAGCTGGATGTAGTTCTCGATCCCCATGCGGGCGATCAGGTCGAACTGCTTTTCAAGGTGGTCGACATGCTCTTCCTCGCTTTCGAGGATGCTCTCGAACAATTCGCGGCTGATGTAATCGCGCACGGTTTCGCAATGGGCGATCGCGTCGCGCAGCAGCGGAATGGCCTCTTCCTCCAGCGCGAGGTCGGCCCTCAGGATTTCCTCGACATTCTCGCCGATCTTCAGCTTGTGCAGCGCCTGAAAATTGGGAAGCCCGTCAAGGAACAGGATGCGGTCCGCCAGCTTATCGGCATGCTTCATCTCGTCGATGGATTCGTGCCGCTCGAACTCGGCCAGCTTGGCCACGCCCCAGTTGTCCAGCATGCGATAGTGCAGCCAGTATTGGTTGACGGCGGTCAGTTCGTTGGTGAGCGCCTTGTTCAGGTACTCGATGACTTTCGCGTCGCCCTTCATCGCAGGCCTCCTGTCGCTGGGATTGCACGCCCACCTAGGGGCACGCAGCGCGCCGGGGCAAGGAATTTCGAGTAGTTGCTAATGCCTTGCAGGACGCTGGGCAGCGGCGCTGGTAATCAGGCCGCGCAGCAGCGAAATTCGTCGAGGATTTCCTCAGCCTCGTCCAGACACTGGCGGCATTGCGGCTGGTGGCCCAGTTCGGCGTAGATGTGTTCGGCCGTGCCCGCGCAGACCGGCGCCAGAGCGCGGAAATCCTTTTCGCGGATCGCATTGCAGATGCACAGGTACATGCTCGAATCGGCCCTCTCGTTGCCTCTTCGCTCTTGTTAATGCGAATTGCTTGCAAAAGCAAACCCCGCAATATGTCGTCCTACCGTGCAACTAGTGCGGCCCGCCTGATGCCCATCCCGGCCAGCTTGCGCCACAGCCATTCCAGCGGCCCGATCCCGAACCGCGCCAACCATGGCCGTGACCAGCCGAGCATCAGCGTCCAGCCTAGCAGCACGAACAGTACGAGCGTCGCCTGCCCATATTCGTACGCGCCGAGGTTCAATCCCCATCCGTGGAAAATGAACGTCATCACGACGGTGGTGCCGAGATAGTTGCTGAACGCCATCCGCCCCGCCGCCGCAATCCGCGCGCCCGGCCCCGACCGCGCGATCGCCGCGCCGAACAGCGCGAGCAGAGCCAGATACCCCGCCACCATCGCCACGCGCCCCACGATGCCATAGCGATAGGGGAGCAATTCCGTGGTAATCGACGAGAACTGGACCGACGCGGCATAGGCCAGCATCGCGCCATACCACGCTACGCCAATCACCAGCCCGCAGCCAGCGGCCCACAACAGCGCCCGGCGCGACCAGCCGCCGGTAAAGAACCCGCTCTTGCCCAATCCCATGCCGCACAACATCAGCGGCAGCGCCTCCAGCACGGCAAAGGCCGCCATCCGCAAGGGCGCATCTGGCGTGACGGTCAGGCGGTAGCGGATCGCTTCCCAGAACCCCATCGCGTATTCAGCCATCTTCTCGGCAACGCGCGCCTGAATGGCGGCCTCGGTCTCGGCAGCAGCGGCGAGGTCGGAGGGGCTACCGACACCGCTCGCGCTAACCGCGCCAAGATGCATGCCCCATGCGCCTTCCAGTGCCCCGGCGACCGACAGATAGGCCAGCCCGCCAAGGCCGAGCACGAACAGGCTTCCCGCCCGCAAATCCTTGAAGAACAGCGCAATCATGCCCGCAATGGCATAAGTGAGCAGGATGTCCCCCCACCAGAACAGCGCGAAGTGCAGATACCCGAACACCGCCAGCCACAGCAGTCGCCGCACTTGCTCCACCACCCGCGAAACTTCTTCCCCGCGCGACAGGAACAGCACGAGGCTGACCCCGAACAGCGTCGCGAACATCGCGCGCATCTTGCCTTCGAAGACGATCCACGAAACGCCAAAGGCCACCCAGTCCGCAGATTGAGCCTGGCCGTGCCAATCCGGATTGGCCGTCGCGAGGCCCGGACCGGCGATCGTCGTCACGTTAATCGCCAGAATACCCAAGACCGCGAACCCGCGTGCCAGATCCAGCGTGGCGATTCGGCCTGTTCGTTCAGTCGCTTGCGGGGAAAGCGGGTCATCCGCCATCGGAAAAATCGCCTTTTTCTCGGGTTCGAAGGGCAGGCTTAACGCAAAATTAGGGTTGTCCCGCAAGAGTGGCGCACAGCATTTTAGTGTGACGCGAAGGGGATCATCGGTGCGCGTACTCGCATTGGCTTCACAGAAGGGTGGATCGGGGAAGACCACGCTGTCTGGCCACTTGGCCGTTCAGGCCCAGCGCGCCGGCGCGGGGCCGGTCGTACTTATCGACATCGACCCGCAGGGCTCGCTCGCCGACTGGTGGAACGAGCGTGAGGACGAATTTCCCGCATTTGCCCAGACCGCCGTCGCGCGTCTGGCGCAGGACCTCGTGACGCTGCGTGAACAGGGCTTCAAGATGGCGGTCATCGACACGCCGCCCGCGATCACCATGGCGATCCAGTCGGTCATCAGCGTGGCCGACCTTGTCGTTGTGCCGACGCGTCCTTCGCCCCACGATCTTCGCGCTGTCGGCGCCACCGTGGACATCTGCGCCCGCGCCAACAAGCCGCTGGTCTTCGTGGTGAACTCTGCGCTGTCGAAGGCGCGCATCACGTCAGAAGCCGCAGCCGCGCTGGCCCAGTACGGCACGGTCGCCCCGGTCGTGCTGCATCACCGCACCGACTTTGCCGCTTCGATGATCGACGGTCGCACCGTGATGGAGATCGATCCCTACGGCCGCTCCGCGCAAGAGATGGAGCAGCTCTGGGCCTATCTGGCAGAGCGTCTTGAAAAGAACTTCCGCCGCAACGTCTTTGCCGGTTCCAAGCAGGCCGGTGCCGGTGTCGGCACTCGCCCCAGCGGAGGCTTCGGCCGCCGCGCCACTGGCGCATAAGGAGGCTTGGCTGTGATGGCAGGTACATCGATCGGACCGGACACAGGCGGCTTGCTGGCCAAGAAGGGCGCGGCGCGTCCCGCCATGCGTCGCCAGTCCCAGATCCAGCAGACCGGCTTTGGCGGCAACGGCGGCGGCGGTGCCCTTTCGGGCTGGCTGACCGGCGCGGAAGACGACTGCGGCTGGAACGACATGGGCGAGGGTGCAAAGCCGAATTACGGCACGCGCAGCGCCATCGGCCTCACGGCCATGACCAATTCGCCCGAATCGCTCTATGTCAACGCATCGCCCGACGATGCCGACTGGGACGAAGCGGATAGTTACGACGACGATGCGGGCGACTGGAACGCACCGGCGGCATGGACCGCCCCGGTAACGCCAGCACCTGCAGCCAATCCGGTCGGCGCGATGCAGGAACGGCTTCAGGCCGCGACTGCCGCTCCCGCCGAAGCCTATGCCGAAGAACCGCTGGAACTTGAGGCGGCGGACGAGATCCCCGTCGGCCTGTTCGGCTCGATCCGCGCGGCTTGGGCTCGCTTCGTTTCTCTGATCGTGGGTCGCGGCCCGGTAACCGTGCTGCACCTCGACCCGGCGCTGCGCGAACAGCTTCGCAATGCCGCCTATCGGCAGGGTGTGGACGATGCGATCGTCGCGGAAAGGGCGATCGAACAATATCTTGGCGCGCTGGCGTCAAAAGGTGCTAACTCCGCGACATCTTCGTCGTGGTCCTAATCGAGAGCAAGGGATGCAACCGATGAGCAAGAACCTTTTCGCGAATCGCAAGGGCCTGGCGGCCATGATGCTTGCCGGTTCGATGATGGCGGGTGTCGTTGCCGTTCAGCCTGCGATGGCGGGTGACGGATCGGTGGCCAAGGCGGCCGAGGCGCTTCAGGAAAACGAACTGGGCAAGGCCGTGCGCTATGCCGAAGATGCGGTTGAGAGCGAGCCGCGCGATGCCGCGCGTCGTGCGCTGCTGGGCCGTACTTACCTGCGCGCCGGCCGCATCTATTCTGCGCGGTCTGCGCTGGCAGAAGCGGTGAGCCTTGGCGACAACAGCCCGCGCACCGCGCTGATGCTGGCGCTGGCCGAAATCGGTGCGGGCAATCCGCGCGCCGGTGTTTCGGCGCTGGCCATGCAGGGCAATGCGATCCCGGCGGCGGACCGCGGCCTTGCCTTTGCGCTGGCCGGTGAAACTGCGCGCGGCGTGGAAATCATTTCTGCCGATATCCGCATTGGCAACAACACGCCCAAGAATCGCCAGAACCTTGCCTATGCCTTCGCCCTTGACGGTCGCTGGCGCGAGGCGCGCCTGATGGCGGCGCAGGACGTTCCGGCCAACATGCTTGATCAGCGGATCACCGAATGGGCGACGACATCGCGCCCCGATCAGGTCGGGCAACGCGTTGCCGCGCTGGTCGGCACCGAACTGGCGGACGATCAGGGCATGCCGCGTGCACTGGCCCTGTCGAACTTCCCGGCTCCGGCCCCGGCGGCAAAGCCCGCCGCGCCGGTCCAGATGGCGAAGGCAGAGCCGGTCGCTCCGGCCCAAACCGCCTCGGTCAAGCCCGCTGTTGTCGCGGCGCCTGAAAAGCCTGCTGCCAAGCCCGTCGTCGTTGCCGCGCTGGCCGAACCTGCCCCGGTAAAGACCGCCGCAGTTCCGGCATCGAACGCTGCGCCCCAGACGATGCAGATGGCGGTGATCCAGCCGACCCCTGCGAAAAAGGCAGAGGCCAAGGCCACGCCGGTCAAGGCCGCTGCGGTTACGACTTCGGCCAAGCCCGTCCCGGTCAAGAAGGCGGCCCCGGCGCTGCCGAC
The sequence above is a segment of the Croceicoccus naphthovorans genome. Coding sequences within it:
- the acs gene encoding acetate--CoA ligase, with protein sequence MQETIDRQAEVVTVPESAKQGTHCTLADYQAMYQRSIDDSDGFWADQASRLDWFRAPTTIADWSFDPVDIKWFTDGQLNICHNALDRHVAAGKGDVTALIFEPDSPDTPVRKITYAELLAETIKMAGTLKKMGVQKGDRVTIYMPMIPEGAVAMLACARIGAVHSVVFGGFSPDAIAGRIEDCLSDWVICADEGLRGSKRVPLKSNVDEALKKVSARAVLVVRHTGGDVAMTEGRDHWYHELSEGVPDTCECEVMNAEDPLFILYTSGSTGKPKGVVHTIGGYSVWTETTFRYVFDYRPGEVYWCTADIGWVTGHSYIVYGPLQNGATALMFEGVPNYPDHDRFWAVVDKHKVNIFYTAPTAIRALMREGDAHVTKHDLSSLRLLGSVGEPINPEAWRWYHDTVGKGAMPIVDTWWQTETGGIMITTLPGAHDMKPGSAGKPFFGVCPQLVDNDGAVLNGATEGNLCITASWPGQSRTVYGDHERFIQTYFSNYKGKYFTGDGCRRDADDYYWITGRVDDVINVSGHRMGTAEVESALVLHEMVAEAAVVGFPHDIKGQGIYCYVTLNAGIEANDDLAKTLRQWVRTEIGPIATPDHLHFTPGLPKTRSGKIMRRILRKIAENDFGSLGDTSTLADPSLVDGLIEGRLNR
- a CDS encoding ParA family protein → MRVLALASQKGGSGKTTLSGHLAVQAQRAGAGPVVLIDIDPQGSLADWWNEREDEFPAFAQTAVARLAQDLVTLREQGFKMAVIDTPPAITMAIQSVISVADLVVVPTRPSPHDLRAVGATVDICARANKPLVFVVNSALSKARITSEAAAALAQYGTVAPVVLHHRTDFAASMIDGRTVMEIDPYGRSAQEMEQLWAYLAERLEKNFRRNVFAGSKQAGAGVGTRPSGGFGRRATGA
- a CDS encoding DUF418 domain-containing protein; the encoded protein is MADDPLSPQATERTGRIATLDLARGFAVLGILAINVTTIAGPGLATANPDWHGQAQSADWVAFGVSWIVFEGKMRAMFATLFGVSLVLFLSRGEEVSRVVEQVRRLLWLAVFGYLHFALFWWGDILLTYAIAGMIALFFKDLRAGSLFVLGLGGLAYLSVAGALEGAWGMHLGAVSASGVGSPSDLAAAAETEAAIQARVAEKMAEYAMGFWEAIRYRLTVTPDAPLRMAAFAVLEALPLMLCGMGLGKSGFFTGGWSRRALLWAAGCGLVIGVAWYGAMLAYAASVQFSSITTELLPYRYGIVGRVAMVAGYLALLALFGAAIARSGPGARIAAAGRMAFSNYLGTTVVMTFIFHGWGLNLGAYEYGQATLVLFVLLGWTLMLGWSRPWLARFGIGPLEWLWRKLAGMGIRRAALVAR
- a CDS encoding AMP-binding protein is translated as MGYEKAFQTAQDDPKGFWLDAAQDLEWLKAPTVAHDAATDGWFPDGKINTCINAVDRHVAAGRGDQAALIYESPITGKSATYTYSELLERVSRTAGMLAASGVKKGDRVVIYMPMVPEAVFGMLACARIGAIHSVVFGGFAAPELAKRIEDSKPVAVLSASCGLEPNRTIAYKPLLDKAIELSSHKPDACFILQREELRCELVPNRDLDWNAAYDAATAVDPVPVASTDPLYILYTSGTTGTPKGVVRDNGGHATALSWSMKAIYGVEAGDVYWAASDIGWVVGHSYIVYGPLLAGATSVLFEGKPIGTPDAGIFWTLIDKHNVKVLFTAPTAIRAIRRADPDGEFIAKASLDSLTALFLAGERADPDTLLWIADQLKKPVIDHWWQTELGWPAIATCFGMGETQIKPGSAGRAVPGYRFKVKDEAGHDADAGTVGTLLIEQPLPPGNFRALWNNPERFQQGFVDFAGHYTSGDAGMIDADGFIHIMGRTDDIINVAGHRLSTGQMEEVVANHPAVVECAVVGAADELKGEMAVAFVVTRAGVGDLDSVKKDIVRTIREDIGAIASPRDVFFADALPKTRSGKVLRNLLRAILNGQEIVVPQTIEDASVIDALVDLAAPQPAA
- a CDS encoding (2Fe-2S)-binding protein; translation: MYLCICNAIREKDFRALAPVCAGTAEHIYAELGHQPQCRQCLDEAEEILDEFRCCAA
- a CDS encoding response regulator, with amino-acid sequence MSGRVVIADDHPLLRAAIRGCVEQAWPGREVVEVADAASARAEAAKGGVELLTLDLHMADSNGLQTLMAFRQDFPDMPVAIVSASEESRIRRGAQELGAAAFIPKSAPLPEMRAALTAVAEGDVWFPNGVEDEAEDEGNIEKLARLTPAQRRILTLVSEGKLNKQIAHEMDISEATVKAHMTAIFRRLGVVNRTQAVLIAKELDAAGLPPAEV
- a CDS encoding DcaP family trimeric outer membrane transporter → MECSRITAALLAASALVPTSALAQDSVEDRLDKLEAMIMALEARMDAQQPTGADAAAVSEMRAAVAETRAVAAKQDALETRVAAVETSDRSGFHVGDTQIKIGGYVKLDAISARTNAGQYANDNIVRDFLIPGTIPVGGGESSGWDTDFSARQTRFNISTSTPIMGKPLNSMIELDFMATPGDGERTTNSYTPRIRQAFLTYDGWTVGQTWSTFFNVGALPDTLDFIGTTPGTVFIRQPLIRYTSKGGLSFAVENPEATITPFGGGRITPGDDAMPDVVVRFDKTAGKNAFSIAAIGRQLKVTDNDTGGNGSDSAIGYGVSASAKIGVGEKDDLRFMVNAGDGLGRYIGLNIVNGAALDADGSLETIASYSGFAAFRHVWNDKARSTIAGSYFKADNPVDLTGGGATDTVWNALANFIYSPVPKLDLGIEYMYAERETEAGLDGNLQKVQVSAKYSF
- the bfr gene encoding bacterioferritin, with amino-acid sequence MKGDAKVIEYLNKALTNELTAVNQYWLHYRMLDNWGVAKLAEFERHESIDEMKHADKLADRILFLDGLPNFQALHKLKIGENVEEILRADLALEEEAIPLLRDAIAHCETVRDYISRELFESILESEEEHVDHLEKQFDLIARMGIENYIQLNSKSVHDE
- a CDS encoding SPOR domain-containing protein, which translates into the protein MSKNLFANRKGLAAMMLAGSMMAGVVAVQPAMAGDGSVAKAAEALQENELGKAVRYAEDAVESEPRDAARRALLGRTYLRAGRIYSARSALAEAVSLGDNSPRTALMLALAEIGAGNPRAGVSALAMQGNAIPAADRGLAFALAGETARGVEIISADIRIGNNTPKNRQNLAYAFALDGRWREARLMAAQDVPANMLDQRITEWATTSRPDQVGQRVAALVGTELADDQGMPRALALSNFPAPAPAAKPAAPVQMAKAEPVAPAQTASVKPAVVAAPEKPAAKPVVVAALAEPAPVKTAAVPASNAAPQTMQMAVIQPTPAKKAEAKATPVKAAAVTTSAKPVPVKKAAPALPTPGAAGTHIAQLGSYGSESQAQAGWKVFQSRYANLKGQSPVITKANVDGKDYWRVAAGGFDAKGANAMCAAVKAGGHGCLPIAKSTAKADAKVRVAKAD